One window of the Cryptomeria japonica chromosome 7, Sugi_1.0, whole genome shotgun sequence genome contains the following:
- the LOC131074845 gene encoding uncharacterized protein LOC131074845 isoform X4 → MYPDSRLNLLTASNMQRSNNLANTTNFNLGNTTSHDGNGLYTRGRMAASGFSSSEWTSSQAAVGNFCSHPAAHVGSEAEHVPHCGNGVGGGRANQFADGGRRSCKRKIFEGISGHSAYDGPSHSFSRQRNSLTSFTVPARHEIGSVSSFSTPAGTPASAQHREDPGMPRPGLMGGSGMAPGYRSNALSVIGTIDGPQRSVRNRSNQTFHEEQNLPYLRLPGNYTRHVHPRSSPAEQSNMDRTNINSSIILHEQCHFPTSSQFERSIVPNNQNENMSSIGSQFTFNATGRERPSSLHMEVSSSSMISAVPNQAWPVSGADRRTSNNNSSSWAPVTRNLNGVPYTDQMFNNPILSSRAPVPQHLPQNLHMQVPRANSGFAQGLMSSSRSGPSNHHVRATGAISFNPVNMVINHETGSQVPHYFNSSWMEHNGSRNGRPLTRSILDIPLERFQALQNENERHNRMIPEDESTIVVLAICCRLKIMKFTKMLQILNSNCQMQGKSVLVQKL, encoded by the exons ATGTATCCAGACAGTAGGTTAAATTTATTAACTGCTTCAAATATGCAAAGGTCTAATAACTTGGCAAATACAACAAATTTTAATTTGGGAAATACGACAAGTCATGACGGAAATGGCCTTTATACTCGTGGCAGAATGGCAGCAAGTGGATTCAGCAGTTCAGAATGGACATCTTCTCAG GCCGCAGTTGGCAACTTCTGTTCTCATCCAGCTGCACATGTAGGGTCTGAAGCTGAACATGTGCCTCATTGTGGAAATGGAGTAGGTGGTGGAAGGGCCAATCAGTTTGCTGATGGTGGAAGACGATCATGTAAACGGAAAATTTTTGAAGGCATATCAGGACATTCTGCTTACGATGGCCCTTCACATTCTTTTAGTAGGCAAAGGAATAGTTTAACAAGTTTCACAGTTCCTGCAAGGCATGAAATAGGCAGTGTATCAAGTTTTTCTACCCCTGCAGGGACACCCGCTAGTGCTCAACATCGGGAAGATCCAGGCATGCCTAGGCCGGGTCTTATGGGAGGCTCAGGCATGGCTCCAGGCTATAGGAGTAATGCTTTATCTGTAATTGGGACAATAGATGGTCCTCAAAGAAGTGTTAGGAACAGATCAAATCAAACATTTCATGAAGAGCAAAATCTACCTTATTTGCGACTGCCAGGCAATTATACAAGGCATGTGCATCCAAGAAGTTCTCCAGCTGAGCAGTCAAACATGGATAGGACAAATATCAATTCTAGTATTATTTTGCATGAACAGTGCCACTTTCCAACTTCATCTCAATTCGAGAGGAGCATAGTTCCCAATAACCAGAATGAAAATATGTCATCAATTGGCAGTCAGTTTACCTTCAATGCTACTGGAAGGGAAAGGCCGTCTTCTTTGCATATGGAGGTTAGCTCAAGCAGCATGATATCTGCAGTACCAAATCAAGCATGGCCTGTGTCAGGTGCTGACAGAAGGACATCAAACAATAATTCTTCAAGCTGGGCACCAGTAACTAGAAACTTAAATGGTGTTCCATATACAGATCAAATGTTCAACAATCCAATACTCAGTTCAAGAGCACCAGTGCCACAGCACCTCCCACAAAATCTACACATGCAAGTCCCTAGGGCTAATTCTGGTTTTGCACAAGGATTGATGTCTTCATCGAGGTCTGGTCCAAGCAATCATCATGTCCGTGCAACTGGGGCTATTTCGTTTAATCCAGTGAATATGGTTATAAACCATGAAACAGGCTCACAAGTTCCTCACTATTTTAATTCATCATGGATGGAACATAATGGCAGTCGCAATGGTAGACCTCTTACAAGAAGTATTTTGGATATTCCATTAGAAAGATTCCAAGCTCTGCAGAATGAGAATGAAAGACATAATAGAATGATACCTGAG
- the LOC131074845 gene encoding uncharacterized protein LOC131074845 isoform X5, with amino-acid sequence MYPDSRLNLLTASNMQRSNNLANTTNFNLGNTTSHDGNGLYTRGRMAASGFSSSEWTSSQAAVGNFCSHPAAHVGSEAEHVPHCGNGVGGGRANQFADGGRRSCKRKIFEGISGHSAYDGPSHSFSRQRNSLTSFTVPARHEIGSVSSFSTPAGTPASAQHREDPGMPRPGLMGGSGMAPGYRSNALSVIGTIDGPQRSVRNRSNQTFHEEQNLPYLRLPGNYTRHVHPRSSPAEQSNMDRTNINSSIILHEQCHFPTSSQFERSIVPNNQNENMSSIGSQFTFNATGRERPSSLHMEVSSSSMISAVPNQAWPVSGADRRTSNNNSSSWAPVTRNLNGVPYTDQMFNNPILSSRAPVPQHLPQNLHMQVPRANSGFAQGLMSSSRSGPSNHHVRATGAISFNPVNMVINHETGSQVPHYFNSSWMEHNGSRNGRPLTRSILDIPLERFQALQNENERHNRMIPEIAMYSYAAFEVR; translated from the exons ATGTATCCAGACAGTAGGTTAAATTTATTAACTGCTTCAAATATGCAAAGGTCTAATAACTTGGCAAATACAACAAATTTTAATTTGGGAAATACGACAAGTCATGACGGAAATGGCCTTTATACTCGTGGCAGAATGGCAGCAAGTGGATTCAGCAGTTCAGAATGGACATCTTCTCAG GCCGCAGTTGGCAACTTCTGTTCTCATCCAGCTGCACATGTAGGGTCTGAAGCTGAACATGTGCCTCATTGTGGAAATGGAGTAGGTGGTGGAAGGGCCAATCAGTTTGCTGATGGTGGAAGACGATCATGTAAACGGAAAATTTTTGAAGGCATATCAGGACATTCTGCTTACGATGGCCCTTCACATTCTTTTAGTAGGCAAAGGAATAGTTTAACAAGTTTCACAGTTCCTGCAAGGCATGAAATAGGCAGTGTATCAAGTTTTTCTACCCCTGCAGGGACACCCGCTAGTGCTCAACATCGGGAAGATCCAGGCATGCCTAGGCCGGGTCTTATGGGAGGCTCAGGCATGGCTCCAGGCTATAGGAGTAATGCTTTATCTGTAATTGGGACAATAGATGGTCCTCAAAGAAGTGTTAGGAACAGATCAAATCAAACATTTCATGAAGAGCAAAATCTACCTTATTTGCGACTGCCAGGCAATTATACAAGGCATGTGCATCCAAGAAGTTCTCCAGCTGAGCAGTCAAACATGGATAGGACAAATATCAATTCTAGTATTATTTTGCATGAACAGTGCCACTTTCCAACTTCATCTCAATTCGAGAGGAGCATAGTTCCCAATAACCAGAATGAAAATATGTCATCAATTGGCAGTCAGTTTACCTTCAATGCTACTGGAAGGGAAAGGCCGTCTTCTTTGCATATGGAGGTTAGCTCAAGCAGCATGATATCTGCAGTACCAAATCAAGCATGGCCTGTGTCAGGTGCTGACAGAAGGACATCAAACAATAATTCTTCAAGCTGGGCACCAGTAACTAGAAACTTAAATGGTGTTCCATATACAGATCAAATGTTCAACAATCCAATACTCAGTTCAAGAGCACCAGTGCCACAGCACCTCCCACAAAATCTACACATGCAAGTCCCTAGGGCTAATTCTGGTTTTGCACAAGGATTGATGTCTTCATCGAGGTCTGGTCCAAGCAATCATCATGTCCGTGCAACTGGGGCTATTTCGTTTAATCCAGTGAATATGGTTATAAACCATGAAACAGGCTCACAAGTTCCTCACTATTTTAATTCATCATGGATGGAACATAATGGCAGTCGCAATGGTAGACCTCTTACAAGAAGTATTTTGGATATTCCATTAGAAAGATTCCAAGCTCTGCAGAATGAGAATGAAAGACATAATAGAATGATACCTGAG
- the LOC131074845 gene encoding uncharacterized protein LOC131074845 isoform X3, whose product MYPDSRLNLLTASNMQRSNNLANTTNFNLGNTTSHDGNGLYTRGRMAASGFSSSEWTSSQAAVGNFCSHPAAHVGSEAEHVPHCGNGVGGGRANQFADGGRRSCKRKIFEGISGHSAYDGPSHSFSRQRNSLTSFTVPARHEIGSVSSFSTPAGTPASAQHREDPGMPRPGLMGGSGMAPGYRSNALSVIGTIDGPQRSVRNRSNQTFHEEQNLPYLRLPGNYTRHVHPRSSPAEQSNMDRTNINSSIILHEQCHFPTSSQFERSIVPNNQNENMSSIGSQFTFNATGRERPSSLHMEVSSSSMISAVPNQAWPVSGADRRTSNNNSSSWAPVTRNLNGVPYTDQMFNNPILSSRAPVPQHLPQNLHMQVPRANSGFAQGLMSSSRSGPSNHHVRATGAISFNPVNMVINHETGSQVPHYFNSSWMEHNGSRNGRPLTRSILDIPLERFQALQNENERHNRMIPEDESTIVVLAICCRLKIMKFTKMLQILNSNCQMQGKSVLVQKVSFNYKAH is encoded by the exons ATGTATCCAGACAGTAGGTTAAATTTATTAACTGCTTCAAATATGCAAAGGTCTAATAACTTGGCAAATACAACAAATTTTAATTTGGGAAATACGACAAGTCATGACGGAAATGGCCTTTATACTCGTGGCAGAATGGCAGCAAGTGGATTCAGCAGTTCAGAATGGACATCTTCTCAG GCCGCAGTTGGCAACTTCTGTTCTCATCCAGCTGCACATGTAGGGTCTGAAGCTGAACATGTGCCTCATTGTGGAAATGGAGTAGGTGGTGGAAGGGCCAATCAGTTTGCTGATGGTGGAAGACGATCATGTAAACGGAAAATTTTTGAAGGCATATCAGGACATTCTGCTTACGATGGCCCTTCACATTCTTTTAGTAGGCAAAGGAATAGTTTAACAAGTTTCACAGTTCCTGCAAGGCATGAAATAGGCAGTGTATCAAGTTTTTCTACCCCTGCAGGGACACCCGCTAGTGCTCAACATCGGGAAGATCCAGGCATGCCTAGGCCGGGTCTTATGGGAGGCTCAGGCATGGCTCCAGGCTATAGGAGTAATGCTTTATCTGTAATTGGGACAATAGATGGTCCTCAAAGAAGTGTTAGGAACAGATCAAATCAAACATTTCATGAAGAGCAAAATCTACCTTATTTGCGACTGCCAGGCAATTATACAAGGCATGTGCATCCAAGAAGTTCTCCAGCTGAGCAGTCAAACATGGATAGGACAAATATCAATTCTAGTATTATTTTGCATGAACAGTGCCACTTTCCAACTTCATCTCAATTCGAGAGGAGCATAGTTCCCAATAACCAGAATGAAAATATGTCATCAATTGGCAGTCAGTTTACCTTCAATGCTACTGGAAGGGAAAGGCCGTCTTCTTTGCATATGGAGGTTAGCTCAAGCAGCATGATATCTGCAGTACCAAATCAAGCATGGCCTGTGTCAGGTGCTGACAGAAGGACATCAAACAATAATTCTTCAAGCTGGGCACCAGTAACTAGAAACTTAAATGGTGTTCCATATACAGATCAAATGTTCAACAATCCAATACTCAGTTCAAGAGCACCAGTGCCACAGCACCTCCCACAAAATCTACACATGCAAGTCCCTAGGGCTAATTCTGGTTTTGCACAAGGATTGATGTCTTCATCGAGGTCTGGTCCAAGCAATCATCATGTCCGTGCAACTGGGGCTATTTCGTTTAATCCAGTGAATATGGTTATAAACCATGAAACAGGCTCACAAGTTCCTCACTATTTTAATTCATCATGGATGGAACATAATGGCAGTCGCAATGGTAGACCTCTTACAAGAAGTATTTTGGATATTCCATTAGAAAGATTCCAAGCTCTGCAGAATGAGAATGAAAGACATAATAGAATGATACCTGAG
- the LOC131074845 gene encoding uncharacterized protein LOC131074845 isoform X6 gives MYPDSRLNLLTASNMQRSNNLANTTNFNLGNTTSHDGNGLYTRGRMAASGFSSSEWTSSQAAVGNFCSHPAAHVGSEAEHVPHCGNGVGGGRANQFADGGRRSCKRKIFEGISGHSAYDGPSHSFSRQRNSLTSFTVPARHEIGSVSSFSTPAGTPASAQHREDPGMPRPGLMGGSGMAPGYRSNALSVIGTIDGPQRSVRNRSNQTFHEEQNLPYLRLPGNYTRHVHPRSSPAEQSNMDRTNINSSIILHEQCHFPTSSQFERSIVPNNQNENMSSIGSQFTFNATGRERPSSLHMEVSSSSMISAVPNQAWPVSGADRRTSNNNSSSWAPVTRNLNGVPYTDQMFNNPILSSRAPVPQHLPQNLHMQVPRANSGFAQGLMSSSRSGPSNHHVRATGAISFNPVNMVINHETGSQVPHYFNSSWMEHNGSRNGRPLTRSILDIPLERFQALQNENERHNRMIPEELI, from the exons ATGTATCCAGACAGTAGGTTAAATTTATTAACTGCTTCAAATATGCAAAGGTCTAATAACTTGGCAAATACAACAAATTTTAATTTGGGAAATACGACAAGTCATGACGGAAATGGCCTTTATACTCGTGGCAGAATGGCAGCAAGTGGATTCAGCAGTTCAGAATGGACATCTTCTCAG GCCGCAGTTGGCAACTTCTGTTCTCATCCAGCTGCACATGTAGGGTCTGAAGCTGAACATGTGCCTCATTGTGGAAATGGAGTAGGTGGTGGAAGGGCCAATCAGTTTGCTGATGGTGGAAGACGATCATGTAAACGGAAAATTTTTGAAGGCATATCAGGACATTCTGCTTACGATGGCCCTTCACATTCTTTTAGTAGGCAAAGGAATAGTTTAACAAGTTTCACAGTTCCTGCAAGGCATGAAATAGGCAGTGTATCAAGTTTTTCTACCCCTGCAGGGACACCCGCTAGTGCTCAACATCGGGAAGATCCAGGCATGCCTAGGCCGGGTCTTATGGGAGGCTCAGGCATGGCTCCAGGCTATAGGAGTAATGCTTTATCTGTAATTGGGACAATAGATGGTCCTCAAAGAAGTGTTAGGAACAGATCAAATCAAACATTTCATGAAGAGCAAAATCTACCTTATTTGCGACTGCCAGGCAATTATACAAGGCATGTGCATCCAAGAAGTTCTCCAGCTGAGCAGTCAAACATGGATAGGACAAATATCAATTCTAGTATTATTTTGCATGAACAGTGCCACTTTCCAACTTCATCTCAATTCGAGAGGAGCATAGTTCCCAATAACCAGAATGAAAATATGTCATCAATTGGCAGTCAGTTTACCTTCAATGCTACTGGAAGGGAAAGGCCGTCTTCTTTGCATATGGAGGTTAGCTCAAGCAGCATGATATCTGCAGTACCAAATCAAGCATGGCCTGTGTCAGGTGCTGACAGAAGGACATCAAACAATAATTCTTCAAGCTGGGCACCAGTAACTAGAAACTTAAATGGTGTTCCATATACAGATCAAATGTTCAACAATCCAATACTCAGTTCAAGAGCACCAGTGCCACAGCACCTCCCACAAAATCTACACATGCAAGTCCCTAGGGCTAATTCTGGTTTTGCACAAGGATTGATGTCTTCATCGAGGTCTGGTCCAAGCAATCATCATGTCCGTGCAACTGGGGCTATTTCGTTTAATCCAGTGAATATGGTTATAAACCATGAAACAGGCTCACAAGTTCCTCACTATTTTAATTCATCATGGATGGAACATAATGGCAGTCGCAATGGTAGACCTCTTACAAGAAGTATTTTGGATATTCCATTAGAAAGATTCCAAGCTCTGCAGAATGAGAATGAAAGACATAATAGAATGATACCTGAG GAGCTTATATAG